The Drosophila bipectinata strain 14024-0381.07 chromosome 3L, DbipHiC1v2, whole genome shotgun sequence region CTCTTCAGTGCCAGACTCTGCGGGTGTGGACGTGGCTTCATTGGCCAATGCATTATTTTGTACATCTGCTTTCTGCGGTGCTGAAGGCTCGCCACCAGTCTTCTCCGACTGTAATGGGTCCTGGGACTTGGACGCCTGCTGCTCTTGATGCTGCTGCAGTTGAGGCTGAGGCTTCTGAGCAGGGCCATCCGGCGAGGTCTTGATCGTCACTCCGATTTTGCCAGACTCCTTCAAAACCTCCGCCTTGCGCTTGGTACCAATCAAGGGCTGATCCTCCGAGCTGGACGAGTTTGTGTCGGCCTCGGGAACAAAGGAGTTGTGGGTGGAGCTGCTGTTTGAGGAGGAGCTGTGGTCCATACGCTGTCGCTTGGACTCGTGgtggtgatgatgatgatggtgggTGAGCGGAGACTCGGAGCGCCGGCCACTGCTACGTTCGGACTTGATGtggtgatggtgatgatggtggtggtggtgtttcTTCTCCTTTTTGGTTTCAGGCGTCTCTTGAGCGCCGGCATTCGATGTGGTCGGCGTTTGTTCTGTGTTTGTTTCATCATCGCCGGTGAAGGTGTACTCGTCTTCCTCTGACTCCGGTTCCGGGTCAGGTTCTGGGTCCTTCTCCTTCTTTTTAAGGCCCCGTTTTGAGGGCGTGCCGGAGGATTTGTTGCTTTGCTCGTAGATGTCGATCAGGCGACGATCGAGAATGTTTACCTCGGGTTCCCAGGTATTGTAGCGTTGGTTCCAGCCCTTCCACTTTACGCGATACTCCACAGTGCCCTGCAAAGACGAGAGGTTTGCAAATTTTCCATGAAACTCCATATGCTTAGACCACTAATTGATTTTTCGttacaaaaacaaatagaCCCGCATAAGCTAATATTACAGTCGAGCTCGGAATAACAATAGTATTTGTTTATATTGCCGAGCTATTCAGCGAAAATACTTCGGAGAGTCGGAGTAATTAATGTGTGTGTACATTAGGCTGCTGTAATTAGATATCTTGTTTTGGCGAGACATCTAGAATGATCAGCGCTGTTGTTTTGCCCGCTACTGTATGtacacacacaagcacacatatGCAGCGTGCAAATGGTGGTTGCTGCAGCAGATGTCCTCTGCCCAAAAATGCCCAAGGACATGTGACCTTGTGAATTGTTTGCTGCGCATATTGTGTCCTGCATCCTTAACTTACTTTTTAGTTATCATTGCATTcatattttgtttactttacCTTTCTAACGCGCTTCTGAATGATTTTCTCGGCAGCGTAAACCAGAAAATCGTCGCGATCATCCTGGACATTATCGCGCACCACTTTGCCCTTGCCGCCCTTGCCTCTTCCAGTCATGATTCAGTATTGCGTGTTGcacgttttatttattttaatacggtagattaaattaataacaagCACGGTAAATAAATTTGCGATTTGAGGTTTACAATTTTCAGTGATGCCAGATGAATAAGCAATGTTGCCAGAAGACTAATTTGTTATCTAGAGGTGGAAGAATTTCGATAAGTTATCGGTATATCTAAACATCGATATATTCTTTGCAAAATGTTCAATTTACACTTATTTATGATTAATTTAATCAtaaattatgattatttttgatttataaacATTTGGTTAGTTATGATTTAGTTATTAATGTTCAACTCTTCCGATTTCGAGTACAATAAAAATCCAGGTACAAAATTTTCACACAGACTGGCAgagtttgtttataaatttcttataatatatatggttTTTAAACAGTTTTTCATTGCTTTCACCAATTCCATGTAAAAATGCGACAAACGTGGCTGAAAGagaaaatgaataaaaagagTATCAAAGCTCGCGAAAGAGACTGAAAGCTCGGAAAGGATGTTGAAAGGAAGTGGCGACTGCAGATATTTTTTAGAAGTTGTGCTGGCGGAGGGTTCGCGTGGCGGGGGCGGCAAACGACGATgacattattttatttatgctgtGATAGTGAAATACCAACCAAAACACCAATAACTACAACACCAAAATCAAGAACA contains the following coding sequences:
- the Pc gene encoding polycomb group protein Pc — its product is MTGRGKGGKGKVVRDNVQDDRDDFLVYAAEKIIQKRVRKGTVEYRVKWKGWNQRYNTWEPEVNILDRRLIDIYEQSNKSSGTPSKRGLKKKEKDPEPDPEPESEEDEYTFTGDDETNTEQTPTTSNAGAQETPETKKEKKHHHHHHHHHHIKSERSSGRRSESPLTHHHHHHHHESKRQRMDHSSSSNSSSTHNSFVPEADTNSSSSEDQPLIGTKRKAEVLKESGKIGVTIKTSPDGPAQKPQPQLQQHQEQQASKSQDPLQSEKTGGEPSAPQKADVQNNALANEATSTPAESGTEEEEAASEESVKQQPQPPTENNNVPKIGNNLTLNQKQPLTPLSPRALPPRFWLPAKCNISNRVVITDVTVNLETVTIRECKTERGFFRERDMKGDSSPVA